In Mytilus galloprovincialis chromosome 1, xbMytGall1.hap1.1, whole genome shotgun sequence, the following are encoded in one genomic region:
- the LOC143068049 gene encoding uncharacterized protein LOC143068049, producing MANLDDDEIDKLKLPAAVKLAKQREIDITGLRDLEEIKCQLKKYLLTDRRNRESVIQELMVAAEEDSKVRHELMEIYEKTIKSLDFYSHEDPLIRSVSKGYRNINVLKMLLKQKGKLDGKISRCPVLVLGDTGAGKSSFINLLLGQEVFPCSLLSNTSVICEISYSELPYATLYPHEDEGDTVQPESISSESERMEDFNFTRLSQLVQQRDEEKKRSSFQKAEIGFPLPILKTGLIIVDSPGVGDTPEMTKLVLDYIMEASAFVFIINTIDGVQITRLEMLLAEIADRVMTENKYYKQDCTLFVCNKWDQVPIDERDSVREDALKKLKKVWIGFQPSHLYTLSTKEALWIQKDGLIVGRFEKILQGIINLLPPSREQLLTTSTGKLFDFLNNCMTCIENNIQKSTISVEEAERQQAEVNTRMKALKAEVNEFFDHQKSGLKSNLSKIAESLSKYLRTEDVKKDLGNFKATDPEFYQKNFQDVSVIIRSRVYDGISKHMKTWEEEQKQLEDIGKQLLKKFNEKFPDFEAQLFRVEKLFRNTWRGDTGEAESPMDEKIPLVPDIITDRYTNLNLGLKVILSVALTPVFLIGAIVRLPYWGLRHLGNVIKNEMLHRSFEKGNDKDKVIKEYTQNVINKMTEKMVIDACFGSQLSILYHYIDHQKQKVIEQIDRKLAMLNESAFDHSEPFNATWHASMATVEVLLKNVEYFNMMFLPQNLHFESLDRFEVTDVLSEGVLTKIVLARDTKKNNELIAIRQTQMSINIDMIKQYQKEERYYRKTNTSKHDKRQIIIVDTFVKHDMHVWQCFQRPRQSLRQFIKEKQYKEYDDTKLKFYYQTLSQVTKGLKYLHERGMVHVDLCQDTIMIDKDGKVVLVNISCPTLLDKSLFSPDITSVADYVHFSADIMTHTDMTVYEKKHDIYSLGILMWELWSQENAFSRQIKQHSITNLRHFSEYLRGVDIQSCLPSVSKDESITSLVKTWHDVMSHSLELKDELTAAKWLDSFTYDLECSEFSQSYTGIDNLEISPHIYSRMTQAAM from the exons atGGCAAATTTGGATGACGATGAAATAGACAAACTTAAATTGCCCGCAGCTGTGAAACTTGCCAAGCAAAGAGAAATAGATATTACGGGTTTAAGAGATCTAGAAGAAATAAAATGCCAGCTGAAGAAATACTTGCTGACAGATCGGAGAAACCGAGAAAGT GTGATACAAGAATTAATGGTAGCAGCAGAAGAAGATTCTAAAGTGAGACATGAACTCATGGAAATATATGAGAAAACTATTAAAAGTTTAGACTTCTATTCTCATGAAGATCCACTAATCAGAAGTGTTAGTAAAGGATATAGAaacataaatgttttaaaaatgttattgaaacaGAAGGGAAAACTGGATGGCAAAATATCAAGATGTCCAGTATTAGTTTTAG GAGATACAGGAGCTGGAAAGagttcttttattaatttattattaggCCAGGAGGTATTCCCATGCTCATTATTGAGTAACACAAGTGTTATATGTGAGATTTCTTACTCTGAATTACCTTATGCCACACTTTATCCACACGAGGACGAAGGGGATACAGTCCAACCAGAAAGTATCAGTTCTGAGAGTGAAAGGATGGAAGATTTTAACTTTACAAGACTTTCACAGCTAGTACAACAAAGAGATGAAGAGAAGAAAAGATCATCATTTCAGAAAGCTGAGATAGGGTTTCCATTGCCTATTTTGAAG ACTGGTTTGATCATTGTGGATAGTCCAGGTGTTGGAGATACACCAGAAATGACAAAGTTGGTTCTAGACTATATAATGGAAGCTTCagcttttgtttttatcattaacACAATTGATGGAGTACAGATCACAAGA TTGGAAATGTTATTAGCAGAGATTGCAGACAGAGTCATGACAGAAAACAAGTATTACAAGCAGGACTGTACTTTGTTTGTATGTAATAAATGGGACCAG GTTCCCATTGATGAAAGAGATTCAGTTCGGGAAGatgcattaaaaaaattaaagaaagtttGGATTGGATTTCAGCCATCACATTTGTACACATTATCAACGAAGGAAGCTCTCTGGATCCAGAAGGATGGGCTAATTGTTGGAAGATTTGAAAAAATACTTCAGGGAATCATAAATCTACTCCCTCCAAGCAGGGAGCAGCTACTTACAACATCAACAGG CAAATTGTTTGATTTCCTGAACAACTGCATGACTTGTATTGAAAACAATATTCAGAAAAGTACAATCAGTGTTGAGGAAGCTGAGAGACAACAAGCTGAGGTTAACACTAGGATGAAGGCATTAAAGGCAGAGGTGAATGAATTCTTTGATCATCAAAAATCTGGTTTGAAATCAAATCTAAGTAAAATAGCAGAgtctttatcaaaatatttgagAACTGAGGATGTCAAGAAGGACTTAGGTAATTTTAAGGCTACTGATCCTGAATTTTATCAGAAGAATTTCCAGGATGTTTCAGTTATTATAAGATCACGAGTTTATGATGGGATTTCAAAACATATGAAAACTTGGGAAGAGGAACAAAAGCAACTTGAAGATATCGGCAaacagcttttaaaaaagtttaacGAAAAGTTTCCAGATTTTGAAGCTCAGTTATTTCGAGTTGAAAAATTATTCAGGAACACTTGGCGAGGCGATACAGGCGAAGCAGAATCACCAATGGATGAAAAAATTCCTCTTGTACCAGACATTATAACAGATCGTTACACCAACCTCAATCTGGGATTAAAAGTTATTCTGAGTGTTGCATTAACTCCAGTGTTTCTGATTGGTGCTATTGTTAGACTTCCATATTGGGGCTTGAGACACCTTGGTAATGTAATCAAAAACGAAATGTTACACAGGAGCTTTGAGAAAGGTAATGACAAAGACAAAGTAATTAAAGAATATACACAAAATGTTATCAATAAAATGACGGAGAAGATGGTGATTGATGCCTGTTTTGGGTCACAGTTATCTATCTTGTACCATTATATTGACCACCAGAAACAGAAAGTGATTGAGCAGATTGATAGGAAACTTGCCATGCTGAATGAAAGTGCCTTTGATCATTCTGAACCTTTCAATGCTACGTGGCATGCTTCAATGGCAACAGTCGAAGTTTTGCTCAAGAATGTAGAATATTTCAATATGATGTTTCTTcctcaaaatctacatttcgagTCATTGGACAGATTTGAAGTGACTGATGTTCTTTCAGAAGGGGTCCTGACAAAAATAGTTTTAGCAAGAGATACAAAGAAGAATAATGAGCTGATTGCAATAAGACAAACCCAAATGTCCATTAATATTGATATGATTAAACAGTATCAGAAAGAAGAGAGATACTACAg aaagACTAATACCAGTAAGCATGATAAGCGTCAAATCATTATTGTTGATACATTTGTTAAGCATGACATGCATGTCTGGCAATGCTTCCAACGTCCTAGACAAAGTCTAAGACAGTTTATCAAGGAGAAACAGTACAAAGAGTATGATGACACGAAGTTGAAGTTCTACTACCAAACCCTGAGTCAAGTCACAAAAGGACTGAAATATTTGCACGAGAGAGGCATGGTGCATGTTGATTTATGTCAAGATACTATAATG ATTGACAAGGACGGTAAAGTTGTCCTGGTGAACATATCCTGTCCCACATTGTTAGACAAATCCTTGTTCAGTCCTGACATAACCAGTGTTGCAGACTATGTCCACTTCTCTGCTGATATCATGACACACACAGACATGACAGTCTATGAGAAGAAACATGATATATACAGTCTTGGTATTCTGATGTGGGAATTATGGAGTCAAGAGAATGCATTCAGTAGAC